The genomic segment GCTGTTTCTACTCTCTAGAAAGATGTGCTTTCAACTTTCAACTTTCAACCTTCAActttctgttttatttatttatttcgtaATTGAGTAAGGCCACCTAAAACAAAAGGCTTTTCACTACTAGCCATGTAGTTTAAAATCTTCCAATGTCATCCTTCTATTTCCCACAACTTCCAATCTTGCACCTAAATATTCAATAGCttaccttttaaattttttttgagtttttttaaggttttatgAGATATTATATATTTCTAGGGCTTCagataaactaaaacaaaatataaacaaattcaaaatcaactctTATTTGGTAGTAAATTAGTTCAGACGCTCGTGTTGGTCAGatgtctctttcttttccctCCCCTTCTCTCTTGGGACAAGCCTTCATTAGGATTGAGTGAGATGAAATTtgagattaaatctaaaagttATTAGAGAATCAGGgactatatagaaaaaaaaaggcttgaaTTAGGGTGAGATGAAGTTcaagactaaattgaagagttaTTAGAGAATTAAGAACTAAATTATACAAACAATGCAAAAAATATCTAGCGTGTGTGTTACCTGTTCTAACATGTGAGAGGAGCTGCCTTATTAGGGTGGTACTGCTCACGACTTCCTCCGATCTTTGATATCAGCTTTTCTTGATGTTGTTAGTATTGTCTTGGTGAGACCTTCCTTCCAAGACGTCGCGTGGTGTTGATGGAGCCTATGTGGCCATGGCAACCAattccttttctcttccttttatttttatttgtctctCCTTTTCCTGGTTTTCATGTCTAGTTTCTTCTCAGTCATAAAATAgggttgcattttttttcttaatgacaATTCCAGTCCCTCTATCTTTAGTCCTttgtaaaacaaaacatttaaattaatttttttgtaaaattgagcGCCAAGTTGACATCAAGATGTTTTTTGGACATTACAAGGACTTTATATCAAgctaatcaaatcaaattatagaGCCTAATACCGATTAAACATATTGAGTAAGGATTGAATTAAATGACCAAAAAACTACGGTGATGGAAAAAAGGCAAACAATGAATGAATTGAACTAATAGaagaaacaatgaaaaaaccctagctatttgatttttttacttagtTAATAATGgcaaattcatttttgtttttaagaattaGAGGGGCAACATTGGGAAAAACCAAACTAGGGGGATAGAAGTGGAGCATTGAAGAATCTACGAGGGCAAAAACATAGTTTAGCGAAAAACAGGAAATTGGCAAATAATCATGCCCAGTCTTGGATAACAATCAGGGTGGCGTGTGTATTCAATTTCTGAAGCAATCACTTTGAATGGGATTATAATAGAATTGACTTGTAAGAAGATCAATTAATGAAGTTGCCTTCCTGGTTAAACTACACATCGACTCCCTGCCCTACAAACGTGGCCATCGGTAAGGACGTCAAAGTTGATAGTCAGCTAATTAATCAATACATGCCTTTCAGACATTATTGTGGACCTGGAAAAAATAACCTTTGGTCAAAACCACATCTCTTCCCCCTGCTTGCTTTGCAAGCTAACTAGTGGCTAAACCTTGTTGGAATCATAGAATTTCCAGGCAGTTTCCTGATTGCCCAACTAATCCTTAATCTTCGAACACGATCCTAGCTAATCCATAAAATAAACACCACTGCCTACTTCATAATCCTAGccaatccttaaaaaaaaccagaatATACATCAATGCCTACGTCAAAGCCTCGATACCATCACCAGCTTTATGTGAAACGAGAGAATTGATTATTCTGCTGATACCATTTTGTGGGAGAGTGACGGCACAAAACATCAATCTGTAGCAAATTCGAATACTGAATATAGGGCATATATATCGTTTCGAACCCTATCTTGCATTAGCTAGCAGCCTTCATTAATTCGTTAGATGTTCATATTGATAATTCTAAGAGCTGGAATTCCCAAGAAATTTACATGGTGGATATATTCCGTCGAAAACAAGATCATGACATTAATGAATTGCTGATCGTGTACATGCACAATATATACTTCAATTTCATGcaaaagaaattcaagaaacACATTTATGACAGTAGAAAAATACCAATCAATGCCGTGCGCTGATGAATGACTAAGTACATTAATTGCCAAAGTCAAATGGGCAAATCATCCATTGGTCCATTCTGATGGACGCCgtacagttttttaaaatattttgatagatTAATCTTTCTTAGTCTAACTAAACTATACCTTAAATTATCCGAGACGAAACATATTCCTAACGAATAAatacagaagaagaaaaaaaggaaaaaaacaaaaacgaagGGAAATGGAACGTCGTCTTTACTTCTCTTGCATTGAATTGAATCTGAAGGTACAAGAGTACATTCAACCCACTAGGATGTTTGATTCTAGTCAAAAGAGACTAAGGGTGGTCATTCTTAGACGCTTGATTAATTCAACAATGTCTTTGgttgaataattattattttcaacatATATTATTCTGTGTAGGCAATAAAACTGTTTCGAAAATTAAGGCACTGCTTTTGGTTTCTCAAAACAAAGGGCCAGGTGTTTGATATCGACGAGGAGAATTGACGCAGAAGAAACTAATAAGGGAGAGGTGGTGGTTTGCGATTGCAAATCACGGTAATAAAAAGCAGTGCTGCATTATTTTGATGAATCTATATTAATTTAAGCAAGATTTTCTGACCAAGAAGCTAAGACCATCTCGAATGAACCCGAAGATAACCTACTATAAGTCTAAAGGTGATTTTCACTCTCTGGTATTGTGATCTCATTGACAAAAACAGCTGTTGCTTCCAGGAAACTACACTCGCTTCGGCCTTAGAGGCCCAGTTTGTCTCTCTCCCAAGGAATAGTCAAGAGTAAGCATAATTACTTTGACTGAAGATGGTCTTCTCGGTATATGTATGACTCGAGGTTTACATTTGTATTTGTTTGCTTTCCATACTAAATAACACGGCTTAATACAGTGCCAGACAGGCAATTTAAGATTACCATCAGAGCCACCGTGAGTGACACTATGGCTAGTTCGTCGAGTGATTGGGTGCAAGTGCAACTCTATGAACAAGCCAATATTCATGGACAGGCAACACCTTCCTTTGGATTCTCAGATGCCACCAATGTTGCAACCAGTGGTGCATCGCATATCATAAATCCAAGCAGTTCAATTACATCAAGTGCTGGTGATCAGACGTTGACCCCTAAAGGTTGTGGGTCGAAGCCAATCAAAAGGAGGTCTAGAGCTTCTAAGAAGACACCAACCACCCTGCTCACTGCCACCACCGCAAATTTCAGAGCCTTGGTGCAACAATTCACTGGCTGTCCTAGTAATCCCATTTCAATCGGGAACCAAAAGGGTCCAATCACCTTGAATTTTGGACTCGGGAGTGCACAAGATCATAGCTACGCGACTGCAGAAATGGCACCTTTTGACAACATTTATTATCATGGGCCATCTCAGATGCAAGAACGACAGCAACCGAGGGAAAACGCACAGCAACTGCACCAGGACCAAGGATTACTTGATCATCTTCCTAATAGTAATGCTTACTTCTCAATGTCTAGTGACCTTGGACCTAATTTAGACAGGCCAGCTGATGATGGGCTTTTCAATATGGACGATATTGCTTTGCAAGAGCTTGCTAAGGAGTCTTTCTCCGAGGAAAATATGAATAATATTGATTGCTTTTAGGGATAGTTAACCATATATATCCAGGTGCGGTTTTGTTCGTAGAATCTCCTCTTAGAGCTATATTGTATGTTTATCCATCAATTCCACAGGCATGTATGCTATTTGCTATTTATTAATTCCTCATCCAAATAACATAGGAAAAGGAATTAAGACTAAGACTAAGACTATatactatatattaaattttcatttttttttatcaaacagaGTGGGATAGAGCTGAATCTTAGTGAATAGTGACGCCATAGACCAAAGTTATGATTAACTGCGGGCTATTtggtaagagaaaaaaaatactcactGGAGTTTTGATCAATTGAAACCTAACCTTTCATTTATCTGATTTTGATTCCTAGCCCacgaattttttttcaattcatttttgtATTGTTGTATTGAAACTGCTGGCATGGCAAACAAATTTTAAGCTAATTTATGATGATTTGGTTGGGATTTCATTCTTATGCCAGGGGCGAGAATGCATATCCTTCTGCTCATCAATGGGATGGTGATGATGACTTCCTTTAAAACTGAACGTTTTTACTTAGTTATTTTTCTGGCATATGCTCGCTTCTTTTGCATGCCCAACTCAGATTATACTGAAGTGTTTGGATTTTCTTGATTTACGGGGGAGTTGGCACACAGAAAACAACGATTCTTTTCTGATGCTATTGAAGGAAAATTGGAAATGGGAagtgtttatttatatatattttctaacccCATGGCACTTTGAATAATCCTCTAATATCCATACATCAATTAAACCACGTTGCACATGCCTTAAGGTTATTGTTCATCCATCTTTCGGAGACTACTCTGGGTGTGGCATGTTATCAAATTCTCCAGTTACCATATCAAACCTCGAAATTGAGTTTGAACATGGTGTATCGTCAAATTCTCTATTTCTTGGTGGCAGGTTTTGAGAAAAAGATATTTTGACTTTGATGCAGAGCTCCATCTACAACAACAGGGGTAGCAGAACGCGGATGACAGTAAGAAAGAGAAGCTCGTTAGGTGTCAGGCTAAACATCATATACATAAAGCATTCATGTTCCTCAAGAACAGAAAGCACCCTAACACCTCTTGTCAAAGAATGGAAGAAAAATTCACACATAAAACCAACTCCTTATCCCGCTGGTGTTTGGATAATCATAAGTTCTTGTG from the Populus nigra chromosome 1, ddPopNigr1.1, whole genome shotgun sequence genome contains:
- the LOC133700049 gene encoding VQ motif-containing protein 22-like, coding for MASSSSDWVQVQLYEQANIHGQATPSFGFSDATNVATSGASHIINPSSSITSSAGDQTLTPKGCGSKPIKRRSRASKKTPTTLLTATTANFRALVQQFTGCPSNPISIGNQKGPITLNFGLGSAQDHSYATAEMAPFDNIYYHGPSQMQERQQPRENAQQLHQDQGLLDHLPNSNAYFSMSSDLGPNLDRPADDGLFNMDDIALQELAKESFSEENMNNIDCF